One region of Olleya sp. Hel_I_94 genomic DNA includes:
- a CDS encoding ATP-binding protein produces MNAKKKKKYTLEEVFTPSQPAKYTFVERSSVNNRLERALKTPGKQLVIYGHSGAGKTTLLTNKFKAKKIKSITTRCVTGMTLSDIVKDAFSQLEIFYVTQSDKVESNKLGGGLSASYFGLKASISADTSGSSKTVVKRAVELPINPQTLAKFIGESGNCWVIEDFHKINSEDKVLLAQIMKVFMDSSVDYPKLKIIAIGAVNTAREVVQYDPEMRNRISEIEVPLMSVEDLEDILTVGQDLLNISIPHTITDKIVAYSSGLPAVTHQLGLLMCEASKVEITHNSAKALKLDIKTFDNALDEYLNENSDTLKAVYENATKISHKRKSENPSDILTAILASNKENISILEIKENLQLSDKTYKGNNLKKYVDELTTPNRSEILRYNKDSGTYYFSNPFIKAYSQCALKRDVQTGSMSPKAFLKEFRDTFDKELEIARLAFERDFE; encoded by the coding sequence ATGAACGCAAAAAAGAAAAAGAAATACACATTAGAAGAGGTTTTTACACCAAGTCAGCCAGCTAAATATACTTTCGTTGAAAGAAGTTCTGTGAACAATAGACTAGAACGAGCTTTAAAAACACCAGGCAAACAATTGGTAATTTATGGACATTCAGGAGCTGGAAAAACAACTCTTTTGACAAATAAATTCAAAGCAAAAAAAATAAAATCAATTACAACGAGATGTGTCACTGGAATGACATTATCAGACATTGTAAAAGACGCATTTAGTCAATTAGAAATTTTCTATGTAACACAATCAGATAAAGTTGAAAGCAATAAATTAGGTGGAGGTTTGAGCGCATCTTATTTCGGTTTAAAGGCATCTATATCAGCAGATACTTCTGGAAGTAGTAAAACAGTTGTAAAAAGAGCTGTAGAATTGCCCATTAACCCTCAAACACTAGCCAAGTTTATTGGAGAGTCTGGAAATTGTTGGGTAATAGAAGATTTTCATAAAATAAATTCAGAAGATAAAGTTTTATTAGCTCAAATAATGAAAGTTTTTATGGATTCATCAGTTGATTATCCAAAGCTCAAAATTATTGCAATTGGAGCTGTAAATACAGCACGAGAAGTGGTTCAATATGACCCTGAAATGCGTAACAGAATTTCTGAAATCGAAGTTCCTCTGATGAGTGTGGAAGATTTAGAAGATATACTTACGGTTGGTCAAGATTTATTAAACATCTCAATTCCACATACCATTACAGATAAAATTGTTGCTTATTCTAGTGGTCTTCCTGCGGTTACACATCAGCTTGGATTATTGATGTGTGAGGCTAGCAAAGTCGAAATAACTCATAATTCTGCAAAAGCCTTAAAATTAGACATAAAGACTTTTGATAATGCACTAGACGAATATTTGAATGAAAATTCAGATACACTTAAAGCTGTATATGAAAATGCAACAAAAATATCTCATAAAAGAAAATCCGAAAACCCAAGTGATATTCTTACTGCGATTTTAGCTTCAAACAAAGAGAATATTTCGATTTTAGAAATAAAAGAAAATTTACAACTGAGTGATAAAACATATAAGGGAAATAATTTAAAAAAATATGTTGATGAACTTACAACACCAAATCGTTCAGAAATTTTAAGATACAATAAAGATTCAGGAACATATTACTTTTCAAATCCTTTTATAAAAGCATACTCACAATGTGCATTAAAGAGAGATGTTCAAACAGGTAGTATGAGTCCGAAAGCATTTTTAAAAGAGTTTAGAGATACTTTTGACAAAGAATTAGAAATTGCAAGACTGGCATTTGAAAGAGATTTTGAATAA
- a CDS encoding helix-turn-helix transcriptional regulator, which yields MNRLFHIFKVDGADAKRISAQPDEPHNHDFEELLIGINGELEHFIDFNTTKIQAPFVSFVTKGKAHRLIPRIYNGKCDIWGIRFKSEFIPETTFQLYSLYHDQANIKFEKGYCFQRLVTLCEMMYSETQQETTDLSIIRQLLSVLFTMIEAERKKIEPQNEPLQKTQHISFGNFLNILEENYRRPVGVEFYAEKLFMSSRNLNLICQNILEQSVSEIIETRKLIEAKNLLISTEKTISEIAYELGYNENSYFSNVFKKKAGQSPTEFRDDMQKRLTS from the coding sequence ATGAATAGACTTTTCCACATATTCAAAGTTGACGGAGCAGATGCAAAAAGAATTTCCGCACAACCTGACGAACCTCACAATCACGACTTTGAAGAATTATTGATTGGAATAAACGGTGAGTTGGAACATTTCATTGATTTTAATACTACCAAAATTCAAGCACCTTTTGTGAGTTTCGTCACCAAAGGAAAGGCGCACCGACTAATACCAAGAATTTATAACGGGAAATGCGACATTTGGGGAATTCGTTTCAAGAGCGAATTTATTCCCGAGACTACATTTCAACTATACTCTCTCTATCACGACCAAGCTAACATAAAATTTGAAAAAGGGTATTGTTTTCAAAGATTGGTTACACTTTGTGAGATGATGTATTCAGAAACACAACAAGAAACAACTGACCTTTCCATAATAAGACAACTATTAAGTGTTCTGTTCACTATGATAGAAGCCGAAAGAAAAAAGATAGAACCACAAAACGAGCCTTTGCAAAAAACACAGCATATATCGTTCGGAAATTTTCTGAACATTCTTGAAGAAAATTATCGAAGACCAGTTGGCGTGGAATTCTATGCAGAAAAACTATTTATGTCATCAAGAAATTTGAATCTAATTTGCCAAAATATTTTAGAGCAAAGTGTTTCTGAAATAATCGAAACCCGTAAATTGATTGAAGCAAAAAACCTATTGATTTCCACCGAAAAAACTATTTCTGAAATTGCCTACGAGTTGGGGTATAACGAAAACTCATACTTCTCTAATGTGTTCAAAAAGAAGGCTGGACAATCGCCAACTGAATTTAGGGACGATATGCAAAAAAGGCTCACTTCCTAA
- a CDS encoding YceI family protein: MKKVMYLLAMTFITIGSYAQTQWKVDPYHSSLNFNISHSGISLVNGKFLEYTGNLTKNGEALNDASFDFTVDVKSINTDVENRDNHLRSADFFEVEKYPNMTFKSNKILATGKPDHYLLYGKLTIKDVAKDVIFDVNFGGIAKSDKGEKLGMKAETIINRIDYNIDYDPTAVGIGKDVTIVVNLQFAKQ, from the coding sequence ATGAAAAAAGTAATGTATTTATTAGCAATGACCTTTATAACTATAGGTTCATACGCACAGACCCAATGGAAAGTAGACCCTTACCATTCGTCCTTAAATTTTAATATTTCCCACTCTGGAATTAGTCTTGTAAACGGGAAGTTTTTAGAATACACAGGAAACTTAACTAAAAACGGAGAAGCTCTTAACGATGCAAGTTTCGATTTTACTGTTGATGTAAAAAGTATAAACACCGACGTAGAAAATAGAGACAATCACTTAAGAAGTGCTGATTTTTTTGAAGTTGAAAAGTACCCTAATATGACTTTTAAGAGTAATAAAATTTTAGCAACAGGTAAACCAGACCATTATTTACTATATGGTAAGCTCACTATCAAGGATGTTGCGAAAGATGTGATTTTTGATGTAAATTTTGGAGGAATTGCCAAGAGCGACAAAGGGGAAAAGTTAGGTATGAAAGCTGAAACAATCATCAATAGGATTGATTATAATATTGATTATGACCCAACAGCTGTTGGCATTGGAAAAGATGTAACCATAGTAGTCAACTTACAGTTTGCCAAGCAGTAA
- a CDS encoding YceI family protein, whose amino-acid sequence MKTTKWAIDPTHSEITFKVKHLMISNVKGEFRTFQANIDGEDFTNSTISANIDASSISTNNNDRDTHLKSPDFFEVEKYPVITFVSTSIKKVDDDEFKLVGDLTIKGTTKEITLDTEFGGFMKDPYGNEKAGFSINGKLNRKDFGLNWNAALEAGGVMVANEIKIYAEVQFIKQVS is encoded by the coding sequence ATGAAAACAACAAAATGGGCAATTGACCCAACACACAGCGAAATCACTTTTAAAGTAAAACACTTAATGATTTCTAACGTAAAAGGAGAATTTAGAACTTTTCAAGCTAACATTGATGGCGAAGATTTTACAAACTCTACAATTTCGGCAAACATTGATGCAAGTTCTATATCAACCAACAATAACGATAGAGACACGCACCTAAAAAGTCCTGACTTCTTTGAAGTAGAAAAATATCCAGTAATTACATTTGTAAGCACTTCAATCAAAAAAGTAGATGATGATGAATTCAAATTAGTAGGCGACCTTACAATTAAAGGAACCACTAAAGAAATCACGTTAGATACCGAGTTTGGAGGTTTTATGAAAGACCCTTACGGAAACGAAAAAGCAGGCTTTTCCATAAATGGCAAACTGAACCGTAAAGACTTTGGACTCAATTGGAATGCTGCCTTGGAAGCAGGAGGCGTTATGGTTGCAAATGAAATTAAAATTTACGCAGAGGTTCAATTTATAAAGCAAGTTTCATAA
- the ygiD gene encoding 4,5-DOPA dioxygenase extradiol, which produces MNLKDLNKMTSTMSNTGKMPVLFLGHGSPMNAIEENEFVTEFRKLGKELARPNAILCISAHWETKGTFVTAMQNPPTIHDFGGFPQALFDVQYPAKGSPELAQETKSIITKTEVGLDDKWGLDHGAWSVIKHLYPNADIPVIQMSIDYSQPAKYHYELAKEISSLRQKGVLIIGSGNIVHNLRMVAWKKLNEQYAYDWAIEANEKMKSHILSGDHQKLIDFKSQGKAFDLAIPTPEHYLPLLYTLALKEENEKITLFNDKAVGGSLSMTSLKIESE; this is translated from the coding sequence ATGAATTTAAAAGATTTAAACAAAATGACTTCAACAATGAGTAACACAGGCAAAATGCCTGTGTTATTTCTTGGTCACGGAAGCCCAATGAATGCCATTGAAGAAAACGAATTTGTTACGGAATTCAGAAAATTGGGTAAAGAATTGGCACGACCAAATGCTATCCTTTGTATTTCTGCACATTGGGAAACAAAAGGTACGTTTGTTACTGCAATGCAAAATCCGCCAACCATTCACGATTTTGGTGGTTTTCCACAAGCATTATTTGACGTTCAATATCCAGCAAAAGGAAGCCCAGAACTTGCACAAGAAACCAAAAGTATTATAACCAAAACAGAAGTTGGATTAGATGATAAATGGGGACTTGACCACGGAGCGTGGAGCGTAATCAAACATCTATATCCAAATGCCGATATTCCAGTAATACAAATGAGCATTGATTATTCGCAACCAGCAAAATATCATTACGAATTAGCTAAAGAAATTAGTAGCCTTCGCCAGAAAGGAGTTTTGATTATTGGAAGTGGAAATATAGTCCATAATCTACGTATGGTAGCTTGGAAAAAATTAAACGAACAATATGCTTATGATTGGGCAATAGAGGCAAACGAAAAAATGAAAAGCCACATTTTAAGTGGAGACCATCAAAAACTTATTGACTTTAAATCACAAGGAAAAGCCTTCGATTTGGCTATTCCGACACCTGAACATTATCTGCCTTTACTTTATACATTGGCATTAAAAGAAGAAAATGAAAAAATAACATTATTCAACGACAAAGCAGTCGGTGGTTCGTTATCAATGACCTCTCTAAAAATTGAATCTGAATAA
- a CDS encoding GNAT family N-acetyltransferase, whose amino-acid sequence MNIRKINIQDIETLKEIGKLTFAETFSSENSEENMKEYLENGFSTEKLTAELTDQNAEFYFAELDGKTIGYLKVNVGQSQTEIKEKNTLEIERIYVLKEFHGKKVGQILYDKAIELAKEKNVEYVWLGVWEQNPRAIRFYEKNGFVAFDKHVFKLGNDEQTDIMMKLELNEKKPVANNV is encoded by the coding sequence ATGAATATCAGAAAAATAAATATTCAAGACATTGAAACGCTAAAAGAAATTGGGAAACTGACTTTTGCCGAAACTTTTTCTTCAGAAAATAGCGAAGAGAATATGAAAGAATATTTGGAAAACGGATTTTCAACTGAAAAACTGACTGCGGAATTGACAGACCAAAACGCTGAATTTTATTTTGCGGAACTTGACGGAAAAACAATCGGATATTTAAAAGTAAACGTCGGACAATCCCAAACCGAAATAAAGGAAAAAAACACACTCGAAATCGAACGGATTTATGTGCTAAAAGAATTTCACGGAAAAAAAGTCGGACAAATCCTTTATGACAAAGCAATTGAATTGGCTAAAGAAAAAAATGTGGAATATGTTTGGTTGGGAGTTTGGGAACAAAACCCGAGAGCAATACGATTTTATGAAAAAAATGGATTTGTAGCATTTGACAAACACGTTTTCAAACTTGGTAATGATGAACAGACTGACATAATGATGAAACTCGAACTGAATGAAAAAAAGCCAGTTGCCAACAATGTATAA
- a CDS encoding DUF1905 domain-containing protein — protein MNYIVENEKLTLQYIPGNGAWTYQLIIPNTKNIKGKWGDLKVSGTIDGYEIKNKNLGPVKNSDKKMSVNSEIRNAINKDGGDTVIVTLYLENQTGMNDNSEILECFKDAQVLRIFERLEKIEQTEILNEIWTVATDDQKAEKIIKAIENLESKWS, from the coding sequence ATGAATTACATTGTTGAGAATGAAAAATTGACCCTTCAATATATCCCAGGAAATGGAGCTTGGACTTATCAATTGATAATTCCCAACACGAAAAATATCAAAGGAAAATGGGGCGATTTAAAAGTGTCTGGGACAATAGATGGTTATGAAATAAAAAATAAGAATTTAGGGCCAGTAAAAAATTCGGACAAAAAAATGTCTGTTAATTCGGAAATTAGAAACGCAATAAACAAAGATGGAGGAGATACTGTTATCGTGACATTATATCTGGAAAATCAAACTGGAATGAATGACAATTCTGAAATTTTGGAATGCTTTAAAGATGCACAAGTTTTGCGAATTTTTGAACGGCTGGAGAAAATAGAACAGACAGAAATTCTAAATGAAATCTGGACTGTTGCTACGGACGACCAAAAAGCGGAAAAAATAATCAAGGCAATTGAAAACCTTGAAAGTAAATGGAGTTAA